A DNA window from Vigna angularis cultivar LongXiaoDou No.4 chromosome 1, ASM1680809v1, whole genome shotgun sequence contains the following coding sequences:
- the LOC108322365 gene encoding transcriptional corepressor LEUNIG: MSHFNWEADKMLDLYIHDYLKKRQLHATARVFKAEANVSTDPVVIEAPCGFLFEWWSVFWDTYIARTNQKHTEAATSCSKNQQIKARVMQNQLEQEFQNINQNQLAQMKLLLQRRAQELQQRRGGNQFISGSASCPISNDPLMRQNQTAPNAMATKLYNDRLKLPCQRDVLEDANIKQKVADDVGKLLNPNHSVLLKAAGTSGEMASGQTLLNSPPGILPGNLQYLNQKLPGSTQDVKSEMNALEWSQADISEGSFIGCHGSNPGGSNLTLKGWPLAGLDELRSGILQHNSLMHSPQSFNQFSLRQQLMLQAQQNLISASLSDESRRLSMLFNDRNMSLMKDGQSNSVDDLVPSNGSPAQVGSPMLPHPDSDVFFKQQIQNSSQQLQQYSQHPLPGQPSENLQPQQEKIGPCPGSMTMEGNVSNSLQGNDQAPKCKLVRKRKAALSLGPGNSSGTTNTTGPPASSPSTPSTQTPAEMITVSTLQQNAPSSKSSQNQLDDMDHLVGDGCLGDNTEPFLSPDDNDIREKVGKGLIFKEIKRIMAGSHKVECCHFSSDGKLLATGGHDNKVSLWCTELFNQKSTLEEHSEWITDVRFSPSMLRVATSSADKTVRVWDIDNPSYSLRTFTGHASTVTSLDFHPSKDDLICSCDNSEIRYWSIKNGSCTGVFKGGATQMRFQPCLGRLLAAAVDDFVSIFDVETLGCRLKLQGHNDVVRSVCWDFSGKYVASLSDDMVRVWNVGIGSKGESIHELAASGNKFNTCVFHPIYPWLIIGCNKTIDVWDFGENKTLTIHAHEKLVSSLAVSNATGLLASTSHDKHLKIWKGPAF; encoded by the exons ATGTCTCATTTCAACTGGGAAGCTgataaaat GTTAGATTTATATATCCACGATTATCTTAAGAAGAGACAATTGCATGCTACTGCAAGAGTATTCAAGGCCGAAGCAAATGTTTCTACGGATCCTGTTG TTATAGAAGCACCTTGTGGTTTTCTCTTTGAGTGGTGGTCTGTCTTCTGGGACACATATATTGCCAGGACAAATCAGAAGCACACAGAAGCAGCAACATCTTGCAGTAAG AATCAACAAATTAAAGCTCGAGTAATGCAGAATCAACTAGAACAAGAGTTTCAGAATATAAACCAGAATCAACTAGCACAAATGAAACTCTTGTTGCAAAGACGTGCTCAGGAGCTGCAGCAACGTCGGGGTGGAAATCAATTTATTAGTGGCAGTGCTAGCTGTCCTATTAGCAATGATCCTTTAATGAGGCAGAACCAGACAGCTCCTAATGCTATGGCAACAAAATTATACAATGACAGGTTAAAGCTTCCATGTCAGAGAGATGTTTTAGAAGATGCAAACATTAAG CAAAAGGTAGCTGATGACGTTGGTAAGCTTTTAAACCCAAACCATTCAGTATTGTTGAAAGCGGCTGGGACATCTGGTGAAATGGCTTCAGG GCAAACATTGCTCAATTCTCCACCTGGCATTTTACCGGGGAACCTTCAATATCTGAACCAGAAGCTTCCAGGGTCTACGCAA GACGTAAAGAGTGAGATGAATGCATTGGAGTGGTCTCAAGCTGATATTTCAGAAGGATCCTTTATTGGTTGTCATG GATCTAATCCAGGTGGTAGCAATTTGACTCTGAAAGGATGGCCTCTAGCA GGGCTAGATGAGCTTCGTTCTGGCATTCTCCAGCATAATAGTTTGATGCACTCTCCACAATCTTTCAACCAATTTTCTCTACGGCAACAACTTATGCTTCAGGCAcaacaaaatttgatttcaGCTTCTCTCAGTGATGAGAGTAGAAGACTTAGTATGCTTTTTAATGATCGAAATATGAGTCTCATGAAAGATGGCCAGTCAAATTCCGTAGATGATTTGGTTCCCAGTAATGGATCACCTGCACAAGTTGGTTCCCCAATGTTGCCCCATCCAGACTCAGATGTGTTCTTTAAG caacaaattcaaaatagtAGCCAGCAGCTTCAGCAATATTCTCAACATCCTCTTCCTGGCCAACCGTCTGAGAATCTCCAGCCGCAGCAAGAAAAAATTGGTCCTTGTCCTGGAAGCATGACTATGGAGGGAAATGTGTCCAATTCCTTACAAGGAAACGATCAG GCTCCAAAATGTAAACTAGTGCGAAAGCGAAAGGCAGCATTGTCTTTAGGTCCTGGTAATAGCTCTGGAACTACAAACACCACTGGACCACCAGCCAGTTCACCTTCAACACCATCTACGCAAACACCTGCAGAGATGATAACAGTGTCAACTCTGCAACAGAATGCTCCTTCCTCTAAGTCATCACAAAATCAATTG GATGATATGGATCATCTTGTGGGTGATGGATGTTTGGGTGACAATACTGAGCCATTCTTATCTCCTGATGACAATGACATCAGAGAAAAAGTTGGTAAAG GATTAATTTTCAAGGAGATCAAGCGTATAATGGCAGGTTCACATAAAGTTGAGTGTTGTCACTTCTCCTCAGATGGAAAACTTCTTGCTACTGGTGGCCATGATAACAAG GTTTCTCTGTGGTGCACCGAATTGTTTAACCAGAAATCTACTCTTGAAGAGCACAGCGAATGGATAACTGATGTTCGATTTAGCCCAAGCATGCTTCGTGTTGCTACATCCTCAGCAGACAAAACTGTTAGGGTTTGGGATATTGATAAT CCAAGTTATTCTCTTCGAACGTTCACTGGACATGCTTCGACTGTGACGTCTCTAGATTTTCACCCTAGCAAAGATGACCTTATTTGCTCATGTGACAATAGTGAGATAAGATACTGGAGCATTAAAAATGGTAGTTGTACTGGGGTTTTCAAG GGTGGTGCAACTCAAATGAGATTTCAACCTTGTTTGGGAAGGCTTCTTGCAGCTGCCGTTGATGATTTCGTATCCATTTTTGATGTAGAAACCCTGGGTTGCAGACTTAAATTACAG GGCCATAATGATGTTGTGCGTTCTGTGTGCTGGGATTTTTCTGGAAAATATGTGGCTTCTCTGAGTGATGATATGGTTAGAGTATGGAATGTCGGAATTGGCAGCAAAGGGGAAAGCATTCATGAGTTGGCTGCATCGGGGAACAAATTCAACACCTGTGTTTTCCATCCCATCTATCCTTGGTTGATCATTGGCTGCAACAAG ACTATTGATGTGTGGGACTTCGGTGAGAACAAGACATTGACCATTCATGCACACGAAAAGCTTGTATCTTCCTTGGCAGTATCAAATGCTACTGGCTTGCTGGCTTCAACTAGTCATGACAAACATTTGAAGATCTGGAAGGGACCAGCTTTTTAG